A single Rhopalosiphum padi isolate XX-2018 chromosome 4, ASM2088224v1, whole genome shotgun sequence DNA region contains:
- the LOC132928932 gene encoding chloride channel protein 2 isoform X4 — protein MYGQYTKELGDYVKGTQQNIPAPVIHGSANEEFSKYGGKISSTLEVVWRHSFAKLSEDWVFLTLLGLVMAVLSFAMDYGIDFTNEGRIWLFKDMAFNQYLQYIAWVLLPVSLITFAAGFVHLVAPQSIGSGIPEMKTILRGVALKEFLTLRTLIAKVVGVTATLGSGLPLGKEGPFVHIASITATLLTKVITSFKGIYENESRNTEMLAAACAVGVASCFGAPIGGVLFSIEVTTVYFAVRNYWRGFFSAVCSATVFRLLAVWFNKAETVKAFFPTHFTMEYPFDPQELTVFALLGVVCGIIGAGYVWAHRQYVLFMRQSKRMNSFLQKNRFLYPSLITFLTLTITFPLGTGKYIAGELNVHDQLTGLFSNFTWTKTEFTIEEAEMMNHWRTENTNVFICLSAYIAYNFVFSIIASTIPIPSGSFIPVFKTGAAFGRIVGELMHLWFPYGVRHGKFITPIIPGGYAVVGAAAFAGAVTHSISVSVIAFEMTGQITHIVPVMIAVLISNAVAVLLQPSLYDSIILIKNLPYLPDLLPSISGIYSVYVEDFMVRDVKYIWYNMSYRDLKKVLRENKVLRVFPLVDKPDSMILLGSVPRIELIKLIDRQVGKERRMQVVAKWQKEAQERLDEVERRRRENKERRPSRFEVTPAPDTLQRKYSISSQSLSTNPIIKVQCSSSLKGHPKKSILKKTNSFTLHNLTPMMTPSATPYSTITGAESRIRLAFEAIFHKSATLRDANPEQQSLTDISDKDRCSSQIIQVSKKVQLPKERVIDMSPEEQSEWEQTEMDKILDFGSCHIDPAPFQLVERTSLLKVHSVFSLVGVNHAYVTAIGRLVGVVGLKELRKAIEDTNSGTKLGHHKTSGYRSAAMESLLSNRRMDDDYDV, from the exons ATGTATGGACAATATACAAAAGAATTGGGTGATTATGTCAAAGGAACGCAGCAGAACATCCCTGCGCCTGTCATACACGGCAGTGCTAACGAAGAATTCAGCAAGTATGGCGGGAAAATTAGTTCCACTTTGGAAGTCGTATGGCGCCATTCGTTCGCCAAGCTCAGCGAAGATTGGGTATTTCTCACGTTATTGGGTCTCGTCATGGCCGTATTAAGCTTTGCAATGGATTATGGTATAGACTTCACCAACGAAG GAAGGATATGGCTATTCAAAGATATGGCGTTCAACCAGTATTTGCAGTACATTGCTTGGGTACTGTTACCAGTCAGTTTAATAACATTTGCAGCAGGATTCGTACACTTAGTTGCACCTCAATCTATTG gtTCAGGTATACCagaaatgaaaacaatattaaggGGCGTCGCATTAAAAGAATTCCTCACCTTAAGAACGTTGATCGCGAAAGTTGTCGGCGTTACAGCAACCTTAGGATCCGGTTTACCTCTCGGCAAAGAG GGCCCGTTCGTGCACATTGCCAGCATAACAGCCACGCTTTTGACAAAAGTAATCACTTCGTTCAAAGGAATCTACGAGAACGAATCGCGAAACACTGAAATGCTGGCTGCGGCATGTGCGGTCGGAGTTGCGAGCTGTTTTGGGGCCCCTATTGGCGGTGTGCTTTTCAGCATCGAAGTAACAACCGTGTACTTCGCTGTGCGAAATTACTGGAGAGGTTTTTTTTCGGCCGTCTGCAGCGCGACTGTGTTCCGATTGCTAGCGGTATGGTTTAACAAAGCCG AAACCGTAAAGGCTTTTTTCCCGACCCATTTCACTATGGAATATCCGTTTGATCCTCAAGAATTGACCGTTTTCGCTTTACTTGG GGTAGTCTGTGGAATTATCGGAGCCGGTTACGTTTGGGCGCACAGGCAATACGTGTTGTTTATGAGACAAAGTAAAAGAATGAACTCATTCCTACAGAAGAA CCGTTTTTTATATCCGAGCCTTATAACGTTTCTCACGTTGACAATCACGTTCCCTCTAGGCACCGGTAAATATATTGCTGGTGAACTGAACGTACACGACCAA ttaactGGGCTGTTTAGTAATTTCACGTGGACAAAAACTGAGTTTACCATTGAGGAGGCAGAAATGATGAATCATTGGCGAACGGAAAACACCAACGTTTTCATTTGTTTATCGGCTTACATAGCTTATAAT TTTGTGTTCTCTATAATAGCATCGACCATTCCAATACCATCCGGTAGTTTCATTCCGGTGTTCAAAACTGGAGCCGCATTTGGTCGAATAGTCGGCGAACTCATGCACTTGTGGTTCCCGTACGGTGTTAGGCACGGAAAATTCATCACGCCTATAATACCGG gagGTTATGCCGTAGTCGGAGCAGCAGCTTTTGCCGGGGCCGTTACACATTCCATATCAGTGTCTGTAATTGCTTTTGAAATGACGGGACAGATCACACACATTGTACCTGTCAtg atcGCCGTATTAATATCAAACGCTGTAGCAGTATTACTACAACCTTCACTATAcgacagtattatattaataaagaatcTACCCTACTTACCGGATCTTCTTCCATCCATATCGG gtatttacaGTGTGTATGTAGAAGATTTTATGGTCAGAGATGTCAAATACATTTGGTATAATATGAGTTATAGAGACCTGAAAAAGGTTCTAAGGGAAAACAAGGTTCTTAGAGTGTTTCCGTTAGTTGACAAACCAG acTCAATGATTTTATTGGGGTCGGTGCCTcgaattgaattaataaaactgATCGACAGACAAGTGGGTAAAGAAAGACGAATGCAGGTAGTTGCTAAATGGCAAAAAGAAGCACAAGAAAGACTTGACGAGGTAGAAAGAAGAAGAAGGGAAAACAAAGAAAGGAGGCCTTCCAGATTTGAAGTCACGCCAGCACCAGATACACTACAAAGGAAGTATTCAATTAGTTCTCAATCGCTTTCTACAAACCCCATAATCAag gtgcAATGCAGTTCTTCGTTGAAAGGACATccgaaaaaatctattttaaaaaaaaccaattcatTCACTCTACATAACCTGACACCAATGATGACTCCGTCAGCGACACCATATTCTACGATAACTGGAGCCGAGAGtcg CATACGACTAGCGTTCGAAGCTATATTTCACAAATCTGCTACACTTCGAGATGCAAATCCAGAACAGCAGAGCTTGACAGATATTTCGGATAAGGATAGGTGTTCGTCGCAGATTATACAAGTGTCCAAAAAAGTTCAACTG CCCAAGGAGAGAGTCATAGACATGTCACCGGAAGAACAGAGCGAATGGGAACAAACAGAGATGGACAAGATTTTAGATTTTGGTTCCTGTCATATTGACCCGGCACCGTTTCAGTTGGTCGAGAGGACATCATTACTTAAGGTCCATTCGGTGTTTTCGTTAGTTGGTGTCAATCACGCTTACGTCACTGCCATTGGTCGCTTGGTCGGCGTCGTCGGACTAAAAGAA TTAAGAAAAGCCATAGAAGACACCAACTCGGGAACAAAACTTGGACACCACAAGACATCTGGCTACCGTAGTGCTGCGATGGAATCGCTGTTAAGTAATCGACGAATGGATGATGATTATgacgtgtaa